A stretch of the Sulfurimonas sp. HSL3-1 genome encodes the following:
- a CDS encoding transcriptional regulator, which translates to MRFALLVAIVEQSLEEEAIDIAKANGAGGVTSLTGKGTGLNEKKTFFGLTYERAESVLLFVLEKRTSVKVMKALKNELHLETENKGIVMSLPIEHLAGIASNQIEAFANRLKEEKEV; encoded by the coding sequence ATGAGGTTTGCATTACTGGTAGCGATCGTGGAACAGTCGCTTGAAGAGGAGGCGATCGATATCGCCAAAGCCAACGGTGCCGGCGGGGTGACGAGTCTTACCGGCAAGGGTACTGGATTGAATGAAAAGAAGACGTTTTTCGGCCTGACGTATGAGCGCGCCGAGAGTGTGCTGCTCTTCGTTCTTGAGAAACGGACCTCCGTCAAAGTGATGAAGGCGCTCAAGAACGAACTGCATCTTGAAACGGAGAACAAGGGGATCGTCATGTCGCTGCCCATCGAACATCTCGCGGGGATCGCCAGCAACCAGATCGAAGCCTTTGCCAACAGACTCAAAGAGGAGAAAGAGGTATGA
- the dcd gene encoding dCTP deaminase, whose product MGLKADSWIREQALEHAMITPFCEDQVGKGVVSYGLSSYGYDIRVSDEFKIFTNLNSTVVDPKHFDDANVVDFKGDICIVPPNSFALARTVEYFKIPRDVLAICLGKSTYARCGIIVNVTPFEPEFEGHITIEISNTTPLPAKIYANEGIAQVLFLQGDEMCETSYGDKGGKYQGQEGITLPRILQ is encoded by the coding sequence ATGGGACTGAAGGCGGACAGCTGGATCAGGGAACAGGCGCTTGAACACGCCATGATTACGCCTTTTTGCGAGGATCAGGTCGGCAAGGGCGTTGTCAGTTACGGTCTGAGCTCCTACGGGTATGATATCCGTGTCAGCGACGAGTTCAAGATCTTTACGAACCTCAATTCCACCGTGGTCGACCCGAAACATTTTGACGATGCCAACGTTGTGGATTTCAAAGGCGATATCTGTATCGTTCCGCCGAACTCTTTTGCGCTGGCGCGGACCGTGGAGTATTTCAAAATCCCCCGCGACGTGCTGGCGATCTGTCTGGGGAAATCCACCTATGCGCGCTGCGGGATTATTGTCAACGTTACTCCCTTCGAACCGGAATTCGAAGGCCATATTACGATTGAGATTTCCAACACTACGCCGCTGCCGGCGAAGATCTATGCCAACGAGGGGATTGCCCAGGTTCTTTTCCTTCAGGGGGACGAAATGTGCGAAACGAGTTACGGCGACAAAGGCGGCAAATACCAGGGTCAAGAGGGGATTACTTTACCCCGGATTTTACAGTAA
- a CDS encoding nucleotide sugar dehydrogenase, which yields MNKIETVAVIGLGYVGLPLAAAFAEKYNVVGYDINTERIAELRQGYDRTLELSKEQLEGVDSTLRFTDGEDALSEATVFIITVPTPIDSSNRPDLTPLVKSSETVGRILKKGDIVVYESTVYPGVTEEVCVPVLEKHSGLQFNRDFFAGYSPERINPGDKEHTVKKITKVTSGSTPEIAQRVDALYASIIEAGTHLASSIKVAEASKVIENTQRDVNIALINELSLIFDAIGIDTNEVIEAASTKWNFIKLRPGLVGGHCIGVDPYYLTFKAEELGYKPNLILGARLINNGMGKFIAEKTVKELIQHDKKVKNANVLVLGVTFKEDCPDMRNTKVVDIIEELKSYGCTVDVYDPWVDPNENKKHYQHGIVPNPFEAEKRYDAIVVAVGHRQFKALQMEDYERISTSDPVVIDVKGIVEKPTWRL from the coding sequence ATGAACAAAATTGAGACCGTTGCGGTCATAGGACTCGGCTATGTTGGACTGCCATTGGCGGCGGCTTTCGCCGAGAAGTACAATGTGGTTGGGTATGACATCAACACGGAACGCATAGCCGAACTGCGTCAAGGGTATGACCGGACGCTGGAGCTGTCAAAAGAGCAGCTTGAGGGCGTGGATAGTACGCTGCGTTTTACGGACGGGGAGGACGCGCTTTCCGAGGCGACAGTTTTTATCATTACCGTACCGACACCGATCGATAGCAGCAACCGCCCGGACCTCACTCCCCTTGTGAAATCCAGCGAAACGGTCGGCAGGATTTTGAAAAAAGGCGATATCGTCGTTTACGAATCGACGGTCTATCCGGGTGTCACGGAGGAAGTATGCGTTCCCGTGCTGGAAAAGCATTCGGGCCTGCAGTTCAATCGGGACTTCTTCGCCGGCTACTCTCCCGAACGTATTAACCCCGGTGACAAAGAACATACGGTCAAGAAGATCACGAAGGTAACTTCGGGTTCCACGCCCGAAATCGCACAAAGGGTTGATGCCCTCTATGCGAGTATCATCGAAGCAGGGACCCATCTTGCCTCATCAATCAAAGTTGCGGAAGCGAGCAAAGTCATTGAGAACACGCAGCGCGATGTCAATATCGCACTCATTAATGAGCTCTCACTGATTTTTGATGCGATCGGTATCGATACAAACGAGGTGATCGAGGCCGCGTCGACAAAGTGGAATTTCATCAAGCTCAGACCGGGGCTTGTAGGCGGACACTGCATCGGGGTCGATCCGTATTACCTCACTTTCAAGGCCGAAGAGCTGGGCTACAAGCCGAACCTGATCCTCGGCGCCCGCCTGATCAACAACGGGATGGGGAAGTTCATTGCCGAAAAGACGGTCAAAGAGCTGATTCAGCATGATAAAAAGGTGAAAAACGCCAATGTGCTTGTATTGGGGGTTACCTTCAAAGAGGATTGTCCGGATATGCGCAATACGAAGGTCGTTGATATTATCGAGGAGCTCAAATCGTACGGCTGCACAGTGGATGTATACGATCCTTGGGTCGACCCGAACGAGAACAAGAAGCATTACCAGCACGGCATCGTACCCAACCCGTTCGAAGCGGAAAAGCGTTACGACGCCATCGTAGTGGCTGTCGGACATCGTCAGTTCAAGGCGCTTCAGATGGAGGACTATGAGCGTATCAGTACATCCGATCCCGTAGTGATTGACGTCAAGGGCATTGTGGAAAAACCGACATGGAGGTTGTGA
- a CDS encoding CBS domain-containing protein, protein MKLITVRDIMTPADEIAMISPYASVRELINLMDTRSVRSVIVERTSENDAYGIVTYSNILEAIYSNDGDMDLLNVYDVASKPMVQIVPDLDIRYAAQLMINQRIKHLSVTWEGKLTGVISMTDIARVLMEEARADM, encoded by the coding sequence ATGAAACTGATTACAGTGAGGGATATCATGACGCCGGCGGATGAGATTGCGATGATCTCTCCCTATGCGTCGGTGCGCGAACTGATCAACCTGATGGACACGCGCAGCGTACGTTCGGTCATCGTCGAGCGCACCAGCGAAAACGACGCCTACGGGATCGTCACCTACTCCAATATCCTCGAGGCGATCTACAGCAACGACGGGGATATGGACCTGCTCAACGTCTACGACGTCGCCAGCAAGCCGATGGTACAGATCGTGCCGGACCTCGATATCCGGTATGCGGCGCAGCTAATGATCAACCAGAGGATCAAGCACCTCTCCGTGACGTGGGAAGGGAAGCTGACCGGTGTCATCAGCATGACGGATATCGCCCGGGTCCTGATGGAGGAAGCGCGCGCTGATATGTAG
- a CDS encoding Gfo/Idh/MocA family oxidoreductase has translation MKNFALIGAAGYIAPRHMKAIKETGNNLIAALDRCDSVGIIDSYFPDASFFTEYERFDRFVDKWHRSNNDRIEYVSICSPNYLHDSHIRFALKSGADAICEKPLVLNPHNIDQLKVIEAETGRKVYNILQLRLHPSIIALKEKVQKELAENPDKMYDIDLTYLTSRGKWYFVSWKGDESKSGGIASNIGVHFYDMLTWIFGDVEENIVHLKTAYANAGMLRLKHANVRWFLSVVYDYIPDEIKAQGQRTYRSITVDGEEIEFSGGFTDLHTRSYEEILAGNGFGLEEAYGSIRTVSEIRGLSPIGLKGEYHPFCKKVEA, from the coding sequence ATGAAGAATTTTGCATTGATCGGGGCGGCCGGTTATATCGCGCCGCGCCACATGAAGGCGATCAAAGAGACGGGTAACAACCTGATCGCAGCCCTTGACCGCTGCGACAGTGTCGGCATTATCGACAGCTACTTTCCGGACGCCAGTTTTTTTACGGAGTACGAGCGCTTCGACCGTTTCGTCGACAAATGGCACCGCAGCAACAATGACCGCATCGAATACGTCAGTATCTGCTCTCCGAACTATCTGCATGACAGCCATATCCGATTCGCGCTCAAAAGCGGGGCAGACGCCATTTGCGAAAAACCGCTCGTGCTGAACCCGCACAATATCGATCAACTCAAGGTGATCGAAGCGGAGACCGGCAGAAAGGTCTATAACATTCTGCAGCTCCGGCTGCACCCCTCCATCATCGCTTTGAAAGAGAAGGTTCAAAAAGAGCTGGCCGAAAACCCGGACAAGATGTACGACATTGATTTGACCTACCTGACTTCACGGGGAAAATGGTATTTTGTCAGCTGGAAAGGCGACGAAAGCAAAAGCGGGGGAATCGCCAGCAATATCGGGGTCCATTTTTACGACATGCTTACCTGGATCTTCGGTGATGTCGAAGAGAACATCGTGCACCTGAAAACAGCGTATGCCAATGCGGGAATGCTTCGGCTCAAACATGCCAACGTCCGCTGGTTCCTCTCCGTTGTTTACGACTATATTCCGGACGAGATCAAAGCGCAGGGACAGCGCACCTACCGTTCGATTACCGTTGACGGAGAAGAGATCGAGTTCAGCGGCGGCTTTACCGATCTGCATACACGCTCATACGAGGAGATTCTCGCCGGCAACGGTTTTGGATTGGAGGAGGCATACGGTTCTATTCGGACCGTATCGGAAATCCGGGGGCTCTCACCCATTGGCCTGAAAGGGGAGTATCATCCCTTTTGCAAGAAAGTGGAGGCGTGA
- a CDS encoding YdcH family protein: MLHEYREIITKMKEDGSANAHFLKIFERHNELDDLIEKGESGQIPMDDVEIEKLKKEKLLLKDEAYAEIIKYKKENDL; encoded by the coding sequence ATGCTGCACGAATACCGTGAAATCATCACTAAGATGAAGGAAGACGGAAGCGCCAATGCGCATTTTCTGAAAATTTTCGAGCGTCACAACGAGCTGGACGACCTGATTGAAAAGGGTGAGAGCGGCCAGATCCCGATGGACGACGTTGAGATCGAAAAGCTGAAAAAAGAGAAGCTGCTGCTCAAAGACGAGGCGTACGCCGAGATTATCAAGTACAAAAAAGAAAACGACCTCTAA
- the accB gene encoding acetyl-CoA carboxylase biotin carboxyl carrier protein: MDMRQIKALMQEFDESGLSKLKITKEGFEMELEKVIGAVAAPVAAPAPVAAPAAAPAAAPVAAAAPAPSVSGDEILSPMVGTYYAAPSPDSAPFVKVGDTVKKGQVIAILEAMKIMNELEAEFDCKVLDVLVSDGQAVEYDMPLFVVEKL, from the coding sequence ATGGATATGAGACAGATCAAGGCATTGATGCAGGAATTTGACGAGAGCGGGCTTTCCAAACTGAAGATCACCAAAGAGGGATTCGAGATGGAACTGGAAAAAGTTATCGGAGCCGTCGCGGCACCGGTCGCCGCCCCTGCACCGGTCGCAGCACCGGCAGCTGCCCCCGCAGCCGCACCGGTAGCTGCTGCGGCGCCGGCCCCTTCTGTCAGCGGTGACGAGATCCTCTCCCCGATGGTCGGTACCTACTATGCGGCACCGTCACCGGATTCCGCCCCGTTCGTCAAAGTCGGCGACACCGTGAAAAAAGGCCAGGTCATCGCCATCCTCGAAGCGATGAAGATCATGAACGAGCTCGAGGCGGAATTCGACTGCAAGGTCCTTGACGTCCTCGTCTCCGACGGCCAGGCTGT
- the arsC gene encoding arsenate reductase (glutaredoxin) (This arsenate reductase requires both glutathione and glutaredoxin to convert arsenate to arsenite, after which the efflux transporter formed by ArsA and ArsB can extrude the arsenite from the cell, providing resistance.) yields MRSKVTIWHNPRCGKSREALKLLEGEGITPEIIRYLDDTPSEKELRSVLKMLGIGARDLMRTKEAVYKELGLKEVTDEDALIKAMTENPKLIERPVVITDGKAVIGRPPEKVVDLVKA; encoded by the coding sequence ATGCGTTCGAAAGTGACCATTTGGCATAACCCCCGCTGCGGCAAGTCCCGTGAGGCGCTAAAACTGTTGGAGGGCGAAGGGATCACCCCGGAAATCATCCGATACCTTGATGATACCCCCAGCGAAAAGGAACTCCGTAGCGTTTTGAAAATGCTCGGCATCGGCGCCCGCGACCTGATGCGTACGAAAGAGGCTGTCTATAAGGAGCTGGGTCTCAAAGAGGTCACCGATGAAGACGCCCTGATCAAAGCGATGACGGAAAATCCGAAGCTCATCGAACGTCCCGTCGTCATCACGGATGGCAAAGCCGTTATCGGCCGTCCGCCGGAAAAAGTTGTTGATCTGGTAAAAGCATAA
- the asnB gene encoding asparagine synthase (glutamine-hydrolyzing), with product MCAVFGILGDYEPSLARQALAKLAHRGPDYCGIIEEKGLFFAQHRLSIRDLHERSHQPLRKGDVLLSFNGEIYNYREIAETLQLRAATEAETVLEAYLRWGIECVHRFRGMFALAIYDGGTLYLLRDRLGKKPLFFAKQKERFVFASEIKGILPFLPSVRMDDDAMMGFLSFQAPTAPYTFFEGIEKIAPGELITVANGNVSRRSYYCLLEHAEPVDDSSAPQRIEARMEESIAMRLDADVPVAALLSGGIDSAAVNAFAKKLGRPLQTFSLGYTEPWNYDESGSAAETARILGINNTKITISQHDFVDAIDPVMDALDEPLNDPAAIPLYLLFGAIKKEGYRVVLSGEGGDELFLGYRQYFDYLDIEQLASLQRKAWLKKFFHGHFSINREWEWYKRAFDETLLFRGAGEKFTDLQKNALMRRNVRDEDGLRFVQPERDRFDASRWTHPAHWYSYLDLRQLQAEYYLSKLDRVSMAHGIESRTPMLDHRLAETVFGTSAELKIGNGRPKALLKQIMRPYLGDTILNRKKKGFASPYMEYLQASGKIDLITEVNDQTGLFKKEVLERYIDAAVRRGRFKQQVWSLFVLSHWMKKHLL from the coding sequence ATGTGCGCCGTCTTCGGCATTCTCGGCGATTACGAGCCCTCCCTCGCCCGACAGGCATTAGCTAAACTGGCGCACCGCGGCCCGGATTATTGCGGGATCATCGAGGAGAAAGGGCTCTTCTTCGCCCAGCACCGCCTGAGCATCCGCGACCTTCACGAGCGTTCACACCAGCCACTGCGGAAGGGAGACGTTCTGCTCAGCTTCAACGGAGAGATCTACAATTACCGTGAAATCGCAGAGACGCTGCAGCTCCGGGCGGCCACGGAAGCCGAAACCGTTCTGGAGGCCTACCTGCGTTGGGGAATAGAGTGCGTGCACCGCTTCCGGGGCATGTTCGCCCTGGCGATCTATGACGGCGGGACCCTCTACCTGCTCCGCGATCGGCTAGGGAAAAAGCCGCTCTTTTTTGCCAAACAAAAAGAGCGATTCGTGTTTGCCTCGGAGATCAAGGGGATCCTCCCGTTTCTGCCCAGCGTAAGAATGGACGACGATGCCATGATGGGTTTTCTCTCCTTCCAGGCCCCGACAGCGCCGTACACCTTCTTTGAAGGCATCGAAAAAATCGCCCCCGGCGAGCTCATAACAGTCGCTAACGGAAACGTTAGCCGGCGTTCGTATTACTGTTTGCTCGAACATGCCGAACCGGTGGATGACAGTAGTGCCCCACAACGTATCGAGGCCCGTATGGAAGAGAGCATCGCGATGCGCCTCGATGCCGACGTTCCCGTCGCTGCTCTGCTCAGCGGCGGGATCGACAGTGCCGCCGTGAACGCCTTTGCCAAGAAACTCGGCCGTCCGCTGCAGACCTTCAGTCTGGGCTACACGGAGCCTTGGAACTACGACGAGAGCGGGAGTGCCGCCGAAACGGCGCGCATCCTTGGGATAAACAACACGAAGATCACCATCAGTCAGCATGACTTCGTCGATGCCATCGACCCGGTCATGGACGCCCTGGACGAGCCCCTGAACGACCCCGCGGCGATCCCGCTCTACCTCCTCTTCGGTGCCATCAAAAAGGAGGGGTACCGCGTCGTGCTCAGCGGCGAGGGGGGAGACGAACTTTTTCTGGGCTACCGGCAGTACTTCGACTACCTCGATATCGAGCAGCTGGCCTCACTGCAGCGCAAGGCATGGCTGAAGAAATTTTTCCACGGCCACTTTTCCATCAACCGCGAATGGGAGTGGTACAAACGCGCCTTCGATGAGACTCTTCTCTTCCGGGGAGCCGGTGAAAAGTTCACCGACCTGCAGAAAAACGCCCTGATGCGCCGGAACGTCCGCGATGAGGATGGTCTGCGTTTTGTACAGCCCGAACGCGACCGTTTCGACGCCAGCCGCTGGACACACCCCGCCCACTGGTACAGCTACCTCGACCTTCGGCAGCTTCAGGCCGAGTACTACCTCTCCAAGCTCGACCGTGTCTCCATGGCCCACGGCATCGAGTCCCGCACCCCGATGCTCGACCACCGCCTCGCCGAGACGGTCTTCGGCACGTCTGCCGAACTCAAGATCGGAAACGGTCGTCCGAAAGCGCTGCTCAAACAGATCATGCGGCCGTACCTCGGCGACACGATACTGAATCGCAAAAAGAAGGGATTCGCCTCTCCCTATATGGAGTACCTGCAGGCCTCAGGGAAGATCGACCTCATCACCGAGGTCAACGACCAAACGGGACTCTTCAAAAAAGAGGTGCTGGAGCGCTACATCGATGCGGCGGTGCGGCGCGGCCGCTTCAAACAGCAGGTGTGGAGCCTCTTCGTGCTGTCACACTGGATGAAAAAACACCTGCTCTGA
- a CDS encoding DUF1538 domain-containing protein: MEQLRLFWIMLRGSFGDLAPIIAVIAFFQIFILQQMPDNLLSVATGLFIVAVGLALFIQGLEVGIFPVGENLAQEFARKGSAFWLLLFAFLIGFSTTIAEPALIAIADKAAVISNGKIDALVLRLTVAFSVGFAIALGTFRILTGHPIHFYIITGYIIVVTLTFFVPPEIVGLAYDSGGVTTSTVTVPLVAALGVGLASSIRGRNPVIDGFGLIAFASLTPMIFVQVYGIVVYASGNGEAIAAVAQSVSEHVEHSRTVGQQALVLLLELIDVIKDVLPILAVIFFFQYAIIKKQVPYLRRIVFGIVLVILGLYAFIVGLEMGLFPIGETMALQLTEQDNRLLIYLFAFLIGFSTTMAEPALLAIAIKVEEISAGKIRQMVLRIAVAAGVAVGIALGAYRIVAGDPIHYYIIAGYIIVIILTYFAPRYIIPIAYDSGGVTTSTVTVPLVAALGLGLATNIEGRSPLVDGFGLIAFASLFPMITVMAYGVITEFSAGRTKTQHKEEFE, from the coding sequence ATGGAACAACTCAGACTCTTTTGGATCATGCTCAGAGGCTCCTTCGGCGACCTTGCCCCCATCATCGCCGTCATCGCCTTTTTCCAGATCTTTATCCTGCAGCAGATGCCCGACAATCTTCTTTCCGTCGCGACGGGGCTTTTCATCGTCGCCGTAGGGCTTGCGCTTTTTATCCAGGGGCTGGAAGTCGGTATCTTCCCCGTCGGCGAGAACCTCGCGCAGGAGTTCGCACGGAAGGGTTCGGCATTCTGGCTGCTGCTTTTTGCCTTTCTGATCGGTTTTTCGACGACCATTGCCGAACCGGCGCTGATTGCTATCGCGGATAAGGCTGCCGTCATCAGCAATGGCAAGATTGACGCCCTGGTGCTGCGGCTGACTGTCGCCTTTTCGGTCGGCTTCGCCATCGCCCTGGGCACCTTCCGCATCCTGACGGGCCATCCGATCCACTTCTATATCATCACCGGCTATATCATCGTCGTGACGCTGACCTTTTTCGTCCCGCCGGAGATCGTCGGGCTTGCCTACGACAGCGGCGGGGTGACGACCTCGACGGTAACGGTACCGCTTGTCGCGGCGCTCGGTGTCGGGCTTGCCAGCAGTATCCGCGGGCGCAACCCGGTCATCGACGGCTTTGGCCTGATTGCGTTCGCCTCGCTGACACCGATGATCTTCGTTCAGGTCTACGGGATCGTCGTCTACGCCTCCGGCAACGGCGAGGCGATTGCCGCCGTGGCGCAGAGTGTGTCGGAGCACGTGGAACACAGCCGCACGGTAGGTCAGCAGGCGCTGGTGCTGCTGCTGGAGCTTATCGATGTCATCAAAGACGTCTTGCCGATCCTGGCCGTGATCTTCTTTTTCCAGTACGCCATCATCAAAAAACAGGTGCCCTACCTGCGCCGCATCGTCTTCGGTATCGTGCTTGTTATCCTCGGGCTGTATGCTTTTATCGTGGGGCTGGAGATGGGGCTCTTTCCTATCGGGGAGACGATGGCACTGCAGCTCACCGAGCAAGACAACCGACTGCTGATCTACCTATTCGCCTTTCTGATCGGCTTTTCGACGACCATGGCCGAACCGGCGCTGCTGGCGATTGCGATCAAGGTCGAGGAGATCTCCGCCGGCAAGATCCGTCAGATGGTACTGCGGATCGCCGTCGCCGCAGGGGTGGCCGTGGGTATCGCCCTGGGGGCGTATCGCATCGTGGCGGGGGACCCGATACACTATTACATTATCGCCGGCTACATCATCGTCATCATCCTGACCTATTTTGCGCCGCGCTACATTATCCCGATCGCCTACGACAGCGGCGGGGTGACGACGTCGACGGTCACCGTGCCGCTGGTCGCGGCGCTGGGCCTGGGCCTGGCAACCAATATCGAGGGACGGAGCCCGCTCGTTGACGGGTTCGGGCTGATCGCCTTTGCGTCGCTTTTCCCGATGATCACCGTCATGGCTTACGGGGTGATTACGGAATTCAGCGCCGGGCGCACAAAAACTCAACACAAGGAGGAGTTTGAATGA